catgtaagtatgtatatatcaatgtgtgtgtatgtatgcatgcgtgagttattcatttacatatataaaccttCCTAGTTGCATTATTCAcaaatgaatttttttgttttatttcaggttTTACCATAATATATCTACTTACAAAACTGCATGCCTTATTACATGGAATCTGATACTTCCGACCCCTCATCACCATTTCCAGATGATTGCAGAATAGATAGAATTGCTATAAATTTGCTTCAGCAGCtgcatttgaaagaaaataacctTTTAAGGAATGTTAATAACATCATTAAATATCAACCTCTCACGGCCAAAAATATTTTCACGCATAATATTCATGGTTGGACCTTTGCACATGCCTGCGTTTTACGAGGCAATAAAGAACTAGTAGAAAAGGTCCTAGATTCTGGAATAAGTATCAACAGTCAATTAGGTGAATCGACTGACGGAATCCCAGGTAACTGCACGTTGTTGCATATAGCAGCGTATAGAGGTGATCCGCAAATCGTTGAATTTCTCGTGTCTCGTAAAGCAGATATATCTGCCGAAGATAGCTTCAAGGATAAACCGATCGCTTATGCTCGACATCACAAGCATCACAAAGTGATTGCATATCTCGAGAAAGCTTCCCAGAAACACAACTTTGAAGACAATGTTCAGAAACGGTTCAAGtttttttcaaatctttcaaACAGACTCACCCGTGTTCGTTGAGAATATTATGTAATAGTCAGACATTCGCAtagacgcacacactcacatggatACTCATATACTAacaaaaacatacacgcatatacaaatttGCTTggacataagcacatacatacacttatgcttGAACTGCTGCACATATCAAAATGTACGTAAATAAATGCAACATCCAATGGCTATTTAGTACGACCAACCAGCTATGTCGACATCATTACAAAAGTATAAGCGCAGTAATGGCTGTATTGTTAAGACgctcgctttacaaccacatggtctcaaaTTCATCCCCATTGCGCCGTAACTTGGGCGAGTGTCTGCTAATATAGATCCGGGCTGAGCTATgtcatgtgaatgaatttggccgacggaaactgcatggaagcccatcgcgtatatatatatatacatacatatatatatatatatatatatatatatcagggatgtACCGCTtgggtaggcagtgcctaccctgaataaaatagatcgatagtaagtttccttttatggcaaaatatgcacataATTCAATAAATCTATGAAGGTTGTTCTGACTACTATGCATAAAacgcaaaatattttatctttttgtaaattaggtaggcataattcgcccctgcctttcaatctcagtattaaagctacgcatagtactgctgtaaTACACATACTGCGttcattcctacaacaacgttttctttacgctCTATAAAGGCACAAGTAAATCTGTCTCCAACTCAGTCGCACGTCTGTGTTtcgcttattattatttttttttcttgtgtgttttactacataaacatcaccaactgcttaccctgagtaattactgacggcacatgcctgatatatatatatatagtctcataTTCTCCTCCGCGATAAGCTATTATTGAGTTCCTTGTTATTTCTTCTAACGATCgttataaatgtgcgtgtgtgtttatctgtatattcCCGGATTACGTTTAACTTTTATCTTCTATCAttcacttgttttagttattgaaaTGTGGCTATGCTGAGACATCATTTTAaagcgtttagtcgaacaaattgatcctaatactaatttttttaaaattctgtaacttagtctatcagcttctttttgccgaaccgctaatgtacgGAGAAGTAAGCAAACTAACATCGGTTCCAAGCGGCGGGAAActaatataattacacatatatgtatacacacacacacgctcactgatctatctatctatctatctatctatctatctatcaatctatctatctatctatctatctatctatctatctatctatctatctatctatatataNNNNNNNNNNNNNNNNNNNNNNNNNNNNNNNNNNNNNNNNNNNNNNNNNNNNNNNNNNNNNNNNNNNNNNNNNNNNNNNNNNNNNNNNNNNNNNNNNNNNNNNNNNNNNNNNNNNNNNNNNNNNNNNNNNNNNNNNNNNNNNNNNNNNNNNNNNNNNNggcagaaacgttagcacgccggacgaaatgcttagcggtatttcgtctgccactacgttctgagttcaaattccgccgatgtcgactttgcctttcatcctttcggggtcgattaaataagtaccagttacgcactggggtcgatataatcgacttaatccgtttgtctgtccttgtttgtcccctctgtgtgtagccccttgtgagtagtaaagaaataacccCCCcccactcacgcacgcacacacacacacacacacacacacacacacatatatatatatatatatataaatacattggaggaaataaagaaagatctCGAAAGCAAATTGTGGCGGAGTAGATTATGAGGCTTTTAAGGTAAACACTTTTGTATACTGAGGATGCTGCTGTATTCCATCTCCAAATGTAAGTGGCAATGTCTCATCAGACGGTGAAACAGCTCTGTAGGTGTTCCTCTCCCTTCTGCCGCAGCACCAGATTTGCCTGAAACCATCCAGCGATGTAGGCGGCAAAACTCCCGGCCAACAGCACAAGATTTCTTGAGTAAGATGTTACGACTCTTCTCAGATGTTTCTATCATCTTCAATGCTCGATTTTGCTGCACTACTTTGTCTTTTGTCCCTGGAGCTAGATGTAATGGAATGCTTTCTCAGCTGCTTCTAACAATTTTCTGGCAACATCATTTCTCTCCTTGGCAGCTAGTCTCAGACTCCTGAACATCGAGTGAAGTCTAGTTCCAACAAATTTTCTAACACCTGTCTCTACAGGAAGACATACATCCTTTATTTCAGCTGAAGGTTATGAAAGATCTACCTATTCATTTTATGAGTCATttatgtaaagagaaaaaaagagaaagatcgCGAATATACAGAAGTTCAAAGAGTTGCATGGATAAGTTGAGTAACGAGAAAGACCaaagtatatgaaaagaaagaggagtTATAAATGTTCTTTCTAAAAATATTGTGGAGAGAAAAAtctattgatatttaaaaatgaaacgtaatcgaaaagaaagagacatagctgtaatataaaaaatatatattcaaagaaaagTTTTGTCTTATTAGAAATGCTATAACAATAAACGAGAAGAAAAAAGTAGAATAAGTGTGAATTTTGATTATTGATAATATGCAAATAATTTGATAATATGCAAATAATTTGATAATGACCAAATTGTAACATATCTGTAGTATCTTTCAATGACGAAATATTTACTAGTGTATAAGTTGCTCCCTAATTTAGACAAAACATAATAGCCACAATTGGGGCCGATGGCAGAAATTTAggaaatttaagaattaaggaggCTATGCTCATAGACAGACTACGGCCCCAGATTAACAACAAGTTAGAAATTAACACTCACTATCTTATTGAACACCATTGATACCTTGCACGCACGATGgtaacatgctcatatataaaaaccattatatataaatgcacgtataatacataacttggaATCAGCACTACGTATATAGCAACACATGTGAGCTCAAGAAATGACTaccctcacgcacttctcatgagaaATTCCGGAAAGAACTTCGTGAGACCATTAGAGGAATGCTTCCGACAAATTTCAGTAACCGTTAGAAGAATAAGAAAACCGACTATAACAGTGACTCCGTTACTtcctagcaatatctgaagaaggaatttttatattccgaaatattagaCTATGAATTATTtctaacagttattatagtccactctgcattgttataccattccaGATACGTTacttttgcaaaatatattttcccttcGTAATTTTAACTTTGCCCTGAGTATAAGTTgcaattccaatttttttttttaagttaaaatCAAATACGCAATAGAGCAACGTATGCACGAGTAAATACGCCatctaaaattaataaatttaaatattaaaatgtagtTGGGATAcacttcaaaagcagaaaaaCATCTAAGTTTCGAGAAATCTAAATCGAATCAATTCTAAATTACCTTTGTGTAATGACGTATTATCTTTCTTCACGAGTGCTGTTATATTTACAATGAAGATTCTACAAATAGTTATTTAAATTAGGAGGAAAGAAAATAAGTTATCACGAGACAAATCGATATTGTATAAAATATCTCAATGCTTAGCCTAATTATACAACATAATGGTTGTAcaataaaagcaaacaatattaacaaaatatttacttgGACGGCTGACAAAAATGAGATTTGCTGTGATCAGTAGAAATATTAGAGTAACTTAAGAGGAGGAATTATAAGTAAACATTCAAATGAAttcaaatgataaaacaaaataataaaattagaattattcCGCCATTTTGATGGTTTTTAAATTGATGATATTTATATTGCCCATATATCGGCAagaattttacatacatacatacggcatTACATATGCGAACAGACAGGCATCACCCCAAACAA
This genomic interval from Octopus bimaculoides isolate UCB-OBI-ISO-001 chromosome 4, ASM119413v2, whole genome shotgun sequence contains the following:
- the LOC106872742 gene encoding GA-binding protein subunit beta-1, producing the protein MPYYMESDTSDPSSPFPDDCRIDRIAINLLQQLHLKENNLLRNVNNIIKYQPLTAKNIFTHNIHGWTFAHACVLRGNKELVEKVLDSGISINSQLGESTDGIPGNCTLLHIAAYRGDPQIVEFLVSRKADISAEDSFKDKPIAYARHHKHHKVIAYLEKASQKHNFEDNVQKRFKFFSNLSNRLTRVR